The following DNA comes from Rosa rugosa chromosome 5, drRosRugo1.1, whole genome shotgun sequence.
TATTGCTATTATGAACATTGATGCATTGCTGCTGTGAATTACATGCAAAATATTCTCCATAAAGTATTGCTTACAGATATTCACAAGCATCATAAGTTGGCTTTTCAGAATGAAAAGATAAAGAAACCAATTGTATTTGATCGATGGCTGCATGATGGACTTAATGAACATGTTGCACTCAGCAATTCTTCATTGAGTTTATTGTGTAATCATAAGGTTAAAGATTGATCAAAGCTTGTACTTTCATGCAATAGAATTGTGATTGTATCTCTTACAGGAGGCTATAAACTTTACATAATTCAATGTATGAAAGTAGCATATGATAAGGCAATTGGAACATATATAGACTTCTAGATTTTTTCTTCAACCATGCAGGTGATGACTAATCTAGAACAACCATGTTTTACTTGTTTTTAGTCGTATGAAAAGGAAACTAAGGAATATCTGTCCTATGCTCACATGTTAGGCTGGTATTGATAAAGAAATTCTCTCTATGGTTTTGTTAAATACAATATAACATCTGTTTTACATATATTGTATTTGGAATTTTGCTGAAATTATTTTTTCTGTGTTTTTCGTACTCTTGAAACATCATATTACAGGCCATATTACAATGCACAcagaaaattaagagaaagtTTTCAACTTAGCAAAATTTGAAAGATAAATACTTACataaaattttcttttgctCCTTAGGAATGCCAGTTTTCAGCCTGAACCAGATCCCAATCCTAGGAGGTTCCAATTATATTGACTGGAAAGATCAACTTATGCTGTATCTAGGAATGCAGAATCTAGATGTGTGTCTGTTGCAAGACAAACCTGCTGAACTCACCCCAACAAGCACAAAAGATCAGAAAGAGGAATATTATAAGTGGGTTAGAGCAAACAGTATGGCCCTCAACATCATAAAACTCTCCATGTCCAAAACTGTCAAGGGTAGCATACCAAAGAAGGAGTTGGCAAAAGAGTACCTCGAAGCTGTAGCCCTAAAATTTAAGGAAAATGAAAAAGCTGAAGCCTCTCAACTTATGCACACTTTCGACACTATGAGGTATAATGGCACTGGGAATGTGAGGGAATACATAATGAAGATGATAGATATTGCAACCAAGCTGAATGACCTTGAGATGCCGCTGAAGGATGACTATGTCATTCAACACGCACTCAACACCCTGCCAACTAGCTTCAGCCAGCTGAAAACCAGCTATTTTTCTCAGAAGGACAAGTGGAGCCTTGATGAGTTTATTGCCATCTGTACTCAAGATGAGAACAGAATAAGGAGGGAGAAAGAGTTGACTGTGAACTTGGTCGACAAACCTGAGTGGAAACATGCTAACAAGCTGAAACCAAATAAAACAAATGGTGCTGCTGTTGTGAAACCTGACCAGAAACTCAAACCTTTCCAGTTTATGTGCTATTTTTGCAAGAAAAATGGTCATATGAAGAGGGATTGTAATAGTTACAAGAATTGGGTGTCAAAGAGAGGGGTTCACAAAGAGGAGGGCACCGAGGAAAAATAAAGTCAACATTTGTGAAGGCTATAGGCAGTTTAAAGCTAGACTTATGATTTGGagtttcttgttttgtttttagatGATGTTCTTTTTATGTACCTttcatgagaaggaatttgttAAGTTTTTCTAGTTTAGTCAAACTTGGTTGTAGTTTCTTAATTAATGATTCTGAAATAAAAGTTTCAAAAATTCTCAGCAAACTGCTTCTGGTTCTTATATTGTTGATTACTTGCTTCTACATTGTAATATTTCTGAACATGTTTTGGCTATTGAAAACACAGAAAACAATTGAAGTTAAAAGAATTTTGTTTAAAGAAAATTTACCTACACTTTGTCACTGCAGGTTCGGGCACATTTCAAAAGAAAGATTGATTTTGTTAAATATAGAACAAGAATTGTGTTCTACAAAACTGTTTTGAGCACTGAACTTCTTGAACTTATTCACAGACTTTTGTGGACCATTAAATTCTCTTACAATTTGTGAGGACCATGATGTGCACCTCAGTTCTACTAATTTTGGGGAAGCCCGACCCTGAACCTTGGAACAACAGAAAACCTATCTTGTGTCACACACATGTTTGGGGCTGCAAAGTTGTAGCCAAAATCTATAACCCTTAGTTACAGAAACTTAAACTtgatccaagaaaaaaaaaaaaaaaaaaaaaaaaaaatctctactAATTTTCATAGGTTCAGATTttgctccaccaccaccacaacccaAAAGGTCAAATATGACGTATATCTGCAGGAGGATGAATGTGATTGGGGGAAGATAATGATTCAATCACATTCAGACAAGCCACTGAGATTGTTGAAACAATGATAAATGGACTGAGGCAATGCAGTCTGTTTTGGAATCCATGTATAAAACTCAATGCTTTTTGAACTTGTAGAACCACCTACAAACTAAAAACTAATAGGAATACACACCAGAAACAGAAAAGATGAAATCTAAACCTTTTGCTAGGCTTGTGGGCAATCTTATGTATCTAGgtatgcacaagacctgattTGTCTTATGCAGTAGGAATGTTATCCAGATTCCAGTCAAATTGAGGCCTTCTCCGATAATACTGCTGCTGTGTTCTTCACCAAGAACAATAAAAGGTTGACAAATTAGATGCATAGTATCAGTGGGAGCaaaattaaattttaaaaaGTTTTGTAAgttattttgtttttcagttttcacttgTAGTAAAGTATCTGGTTTCTGAGAATTTTATTTGTAATCTTTGATAAAAGTTTGAATAAAGTTCATGGCATCATTCAGTTCAGTTTCAGTTTGCAGTGTTCTATTCTTATTTTGATTATGCATTACAGTTAAAATAGCTATTTTGTTTTGTGGATGGAAGCTGTGAAGTTATTCATGGCATTAAAGTTACAGGTATCTGCACTACATGTTCTTGATGTCCACTCAAGAAACTGTGCAGAATAAaggattttgaaattcaaaatcatcAGGAATGGACCACTTGCATACACATACAGGTTTCAGATTTTACAGAGTATATGCACATATTATTGACATATCTTGCTGGTGACATACGTAGAATGCAGTTCTCATTTTTGTAGTTCTGGAGTGATACATTTCACTTAAATGTGTTCTTTCCTTAGCTCAGAATGGTGTGCTGCATTTTGACCGTGTCTTGAAATGGGAGCTGATTAATTTTACAATCCATATGTGCACACTAAggttattgtttgttttctgaTATTGCCTGCAGTTTAGTGTTAATGACAGTGATAGttcaagtgggagaatgtaaggAAAATTTGTGAACACATCACTATCATCGAGTTAATTAACACTGATTGTATGCTTTACTTGGAGATCAAATAATGGGGTTGTATTATGAATCAAATCTTGTACTTCAACATGTAATCTGGAATGTTGAATATTTGAGAATCCTATAGCTATTTACTTATGGTAAGTAGTATATGGTATGTCATAAGGAAATCTATAGAGAATATATTGTTTAGATATTCTTTATGGGAGATATCTTTGCAGGTTCTCTATATAAAGGCTCTGGTCCCTGCTTTCACTATCACTGAGTATACGGAACCTTGACCCATAGAGAGGAACTCGCTCTTGGTGAAAAGCAGAAGACCTTAGCCATCAACGACTTGATCAACATGAATACTCAAGGTTAGTACCATTCAGTTCACATAAACATGTTTTGTATCTATAGACTTTGTGATTGTGATCCTTGTCTGTTTGTATTGATATTACAAGCTCGTGGATGAGCTGGAGAATCCGGACGGTGATGGTGGGCTTGCGGACGGTGGAGACGTTGGCGGAGGGGCGGAGGGAGGATTTGTCTTTAAGGACGATTCGGTAGAGTTCCGGGACGCAGAGCTGGTTGGCGGCGGCGCGTAAGGGCACATCGAAGGCGAAGCCCTTACCGTCGAGGATGGAGTGGCGGACTTTGAGCATCAAGGCTTCGATCTCGAACTGGACGGAGGAGATGGGGAGTTCGCAGACTTCGAGGCAGGAGGAGATGGTGAGGTCGGCTAAGACCTGGGCTTTGAAGTTTGAAGGATGAGGAGGcagcggaggaggaggagcggaGAGAGTCGGTGAGTTGATGGATGGAGTGGAGAGCGGAGTCAGGTTTGAGAATGTTCTTGaaggggagggagggagagaagcagctttggagagagagagagagttcgtaTCAGGGGGAGACAGAGAGAACAATGAGGTCTTCACTCTTCAGGAGGCCTCGTGATCAGTTGAAAAATTAcctttgaaaaataaataattacatAGGATTAACGGTTATTGACACTATGTACTAAAAGTGTATCGAGTTTTGAAAGTTATGTACCAATTTGAATTCTTTGAAACTAAACATATAGAACATCGGAGTGGGCCATTTGTCGGCTACTGTTCATGACTATAGTTTCTAAGTAGTGCTTGGTTAGAAGACATATAAAAGTTTCTACTTTGGTGCAGGGAAGAATTATCTCCAGAATTAGCGGCACGGTACTGTAGCTCAGCTGGTCGTGACGGAAGCTGAACTGTGCAAGGAGATACTTGCTAACAAAGATGGAGCTTATCTGAAACCCCAAGTTTCGAGTTTGTGCAAAGTAAATATTTGGGAATGGACTTCCCCAGCTAGAAGGTGAAAAATGGGCAATATTGCGAAAGCTGCCAACCATATATCCCCTCTATGGAGAGTTAGAGACAGCTTAAAAGTAAGTTCTTAGAGCACTTGGCTCATAATTCCTCCAAGGATAGTGTTAGTTCGATTTGTGTCAACTAAGTCAAGaataaactgaaattgaaagaCGGGAAGCTTGGCATTATTGTATAGGATTATAGGTGTCAGTTCTGTTGTGTTGTGTTATGTGGTAGTGTTTTGTTGTGTTATATTTTCGCATAATGCAATTGTACATCTCGATTTGTTTGGCAGCTGCTTCTAGAAAGATCAGACAAATAGTTCAATCACACTGTCACTTCCGTTTCACATAGTATTTTGCTTGTCCAAGTTGGGTAGTATTCATTTGGAGTTTCAGAAAAGTAATGGTGCGAACGTCAAATAGTTCCATTGTATATGTAGCCGCATGGCATCTCTTCTCCTTTAGATTGTAGCAAGTAGGAACAATAGAAGCCAACACGCTTATAAGGACAAAAATGGTGTCTTAATTGTGTTAAACAATGAAGAGCAAGATAACCTTGAAAGTTATATATATTGTGGGATACTAGTAGTTCAGTAGGTTCAGTAAatcagagagagacagagagaccaTGAGGTCTTCAGGAGGCCTACCGATCATTATTTCAAGTTTTCTGTGTCTTTTCTGTTTTGTAGCTCTGCTCTTCAAGATCTTTCACAAAATATGGTGGACTCCGAATTGTATACAGAAGTTGATGGCTTCACAGGGAATCAGAGGCCCTCCTTACAGACTTGTCCATGGAAACACGAAAGAAATCTCCAACATGTACAAGGAAGCCAGGAGCAGACCCTTAAGTTTATCACATGACATATTTTCTTATGTTCAGCCTCATGTTCACTCATGGAGCAATATATATGGTATTGAAAGCTCTTCATGAACTCTGGCTTTTTGAAATTTAATTACAAGATTTATTTTGGTCATCTTTGTCAACAGGGAAGAATTATCTCCAATGGCTCGGCTCCCGAGCTCAGTTGGTCTTTCGAGAACCTGAGATATGCAAACAGATACTGAACAACAAAGATGAAGCTTATCCGAAAATACCGCCTAGAGACTTTGTGAAGAAGCTATTAGGATTTAGGATATGGCCTTGTAACAATAGTTGAAGCAGAAAAGTGGGCAAAATTGAGAAAGATTTCCAACCATGCCTTCCATGGAGAGAGCTTAAAAGTAAGTTCTTATTATCAATTACTGAAAATTCTTGCAAATACTACTGTGGTTGATATTTGTGGCAATTATTTATGAAGGTAAATTCTGATATATAATAGCTTGATGGTATTGTTCTACTAGACTATGATTCCAGATATGATAGCTGGTGCTGAGATAATGCTCAAAAGGTGGGAATGTCATGAAGGGAAAGAAATTGAGGTGGTTGAAGAATTTAGGTTATTCACTTCAGAAGTGATTTCCAGGACAGCATTTGGCAGCAGCTACTTAGAAGGACAGCACATTTTTGAAATGTTGACGAAGTTGGCCTTGTTATCATTCAGAAATTCGCTCCAAATCAAGGTTCCTGGTATCAGGTAACCTCGTTTTACTAATTCTCGATTCGGAGTCGCAGGAATAGCCATTTTTTTCTATGTTCATTCGAGTTGAAGAGTGGCAGAACCCTAGCAAAAATTAGTCTTTCTTTATTAGCTATATATTGAACCTCTTTTTAACTATAAATGAATGACCTTTTAGATTATGCTATGCAAATGATCAGTGGATAGGTGGATCCCTTTAATTTGCTAGAATATCTTTCTTTACTTGTTGAATCTCTCATTGATTGTTCAATGTGTGATATCCCGAATCCTCATTAATAGTGGAACCAATCAAGGTGAATCCTCAAATATCTTTCTATTTGATGTGATTGTATGGTTAATCCATGACCTGCTGAAAAATTAGGCCGGTCATGTAGAGAAATAATCTTCTTTATTTGTCTTTCATTGTTTTCCATCTTATTTGTAACAGATAAATATTCACAACAAGGTTCTGGGATGATTACTCTTGTTCTAATGTTTAGTGTTTGATTTAATATTGCAGCAAGTTCTTTAAAACCAGTGAAGAAATCGAATCAGAGAAACTTGAGAAAGGAATACGTGACTCCATAGTAGAGCTTgttaagaaaagagaaaagaaggcAACTAGTGGAGAAGAAGATAGCTTTGGGAATGATTTTCTTGGGCTACTTTTAAAGGCTCATCATGATGCCAATCAGAACCAGAGGATTCGGTGGATGATTTAGTTGACAATTGCAAGACATTATACTTGGCTGGACAAGACACCACTGGTACATTGCTTGCGTGGACTGTTTTTCTCCTAGCACTCCATACAGATTGGCAAGAGGAAGCAAGAAAGGAGGTCCTACAATTATTTGgaaaacaaaatccaaatccgGATGGCATTTCCAAACTTAAAACTGTAAGAAAGTCCGGAAGAACGAGTTACTTGCTTGTGTAAGTGGTGAAAATTTTCATCTATGTTTAAATTGTAATTCGTTCTCTATCTTGTGCAATACAGATGTGTATGATCCTCAATGAGTCTCTAAGGTTATATCCTCCTGCTGTTGCCATTCCACGGATCACTGGAAGGGAAGTTAGACTAGGAAAGCTCATTGTTCCTGCTAATGTTCAGCTGCTGGTCTCAGTTCTAGCACCTCACCATGAACCTCAATTTTGGGGACCAGATGTGCATCTTTTCAAGCCAGAGAGATTCTCTGGAGGGGTTGCTAAAGCTACTAACAATAATGTAGGTGCTTTTGTGCCGTTTGGATTGGGACCTCGAACTTGTGTGGGCTTGAACTTTGCAACCACTGAAGCTAAGAATATTGCCTTGTCGATGATTCTACAACGTTACTCCTTCACTCTCTCCCCGGCTTATATCCACTCCCCCTATCAGTCTCTCATACTTCGGCCAAAACATGGAATTCAAGTATTGCTACAGCCATTGTAAAATTTTTTATCTAACATGAAAACAGAGAAGAAGCACGAAACAGAATCTGAGACGCATGAATTTTGTTATTGGTCTTCCATGATTTGTATAACGTCTAGTTCTATTTCAACTTCTCACAAATGCGTATAGAAGTTTATGAATTTTATTAGAGATATTAGTCAGTACATTGTTCATGCAACATTGCATCATTGCTCTGTTTCACTTTTATCTGTATATTTACTGAAGATTTCTTCTGTTCTTCTGATTTCCTATTCTTCGAAAtaaatattttgatttttctgttCCCCTGTTGCTGGGGATCGAAACCAGGTCAGTAGGGACTTTGTTATTCCTCAATTattctgattaaaaaaataaataaataaataaatctccATCAATGAAAGAGctgttggagacttggagctCGCCAGAAAACAAACGAAAAGATCTCACCATTGAAAAGGTTAAAGGTGAAAGCTTTTCCCAATTATGGAAGACCCAGCAAAACTGAGGAAGAAAACAAAGACCAAGCTTTGTTTCCTCTCTCTCAGGTAACACCAACTACACctattttcaaaaatttcatcTGTATTTCTCAGATCGAATTGTTGAAACTGATCTGTAATTTCCTGTATGCTTCCGCACCAGTTTTATATTACCTCTCAAAATCACTACTTTCTTCTCTTCCTGTATGTTAGTTAAGGGTCACTGTAAATGGTTAAcatttgttttaggacacactatcaaaaaataacaaaagtcAATCCAAGATTAAAAAAGATGAGTTCTTTTGGATTTGACCCAAAATTCTATACTAAGTAGTAAATAACAACTACAAAACGAGAGACCCAGTCCTTCTGCCGCTCCTCTAATCCtctgttttctattttttacaTAGACCCAAATGCTAATAATTGGCCTTTTAATTAATTGAAACCAATTGTCTCAGTAGTATTAATTCTGTGCTTCATGTCTGAGCAGACTAAATGAATAGTTCTGGTTCAAACATAAATCCAGAAGCAAAAAAATGTCTTCTTTGGATGGCCTGGTAGTTACTGTTTCATTGTGTCTGTGTTTTCTGGTAGCTCTGATCTTCAAGATCTTTCACAAAATATGGTGGACTCCGATTCGCGTACAGAAACTGATGGCTTCACAGGGAATCAGAGGACCTCCTTACAGACTTATCGATGGAAACGCCAAAGAAGTCTCCAACATGGGCAAGGAAGTCATGAGCAGGCCCTTGGATCTGTCACACAACATATTTCCAGTAGTTCTACCTCATATTCATGCATGGACCAAAATCTATGGTATGTATTTACAAATTCTCGAGTCAACTATAATTTTCAAGTATGAGAATCAAATTAGACTTTGGTGTTGCAACAGGGAAGAATTATCTTCAGTGGCATGGTACTCTACCTCAGTTGGTGGTGACGGAAGCTGAGTTGTGCAAGGAGATATTCACTAACAAAGATGGAGTTTATCTGAAACCCAAGTTCAGACCTTATGCAAAGAAGGTATTTGGGAATGGCCTTCCGGCATTAGAAGGTGAGAAATGGGCGAAATCGCGAAGGCTGGCCAACCATGCCTTCCATGGAGAGAGCTTAAAAGTAAGTTGTTGCAGTAGTTATGTTAGAAACTGAAGTTTAACtaaaacataaacatataaataTGAACCTATACTAGAACAAAGAATGTATAGAAAGATCACTGTACATCATCAGAATGTGTATTTTAACTTGGGATTGAAGGCACTATATCAATCCTATATCTGCAGAATGTATGAACATCAGAATGTAAACACAGCAAACTTACTTGATGCACGTGCATTGTCGATGACAGCCCTCTCCTGAATCCACCTTAATTTTCTCTTGGTAGTGGGACTAATTCGATGAGAAAAACTCGTGTTTCAGAAGGGACTGATCTGACATATATATAGCAATACTGCATATCAGTTTCATCCATCAAGAAACTGATTCTTTGCTTAACTGCTTTTTCAAATCTCTAACTGCTCATCAACTGTAATCATATTATTCGAATTCAAATAATACATAAGCTTATccataaataaattaatttacAGCTTACATATATGTGGTTTAAACTCTGATCAAATTCCATATATATACTTGCATATCAATATACAAGTAAGAAGCAATGTCTAGTTCTATAAGCTGTGTTATTTGCTTACAAGTTACTCATAATCCATTTCTTTAAGGAtatgaaaagaatgaaagaattatACTATCCAATGATTTGTCATGCATTGTGGACTTTTTGCTTATATGTTGATCTGGCATGGTGGTATTGTTTTGTTTTACTAGAATATGATTCCAGACATGATAGCTAGTGCCGAGACAATGCTAGACAGGTGGAAAAGCCATGAAGAAGGGAAAGAAATGGAAGTGTATGAAGAATTTAGATTATTAACTTCAGAAGTGATTTCTAGGACAGCATTTGGCAGCAGCTATGTAGAAGGGAAGAACatttttgatatgttgatgaaGTTTAGCTTATTGCTCAAAAATGATTACATACTCAAGTTTCCAGGCATCAGGTACGCATTCCTATATTCCAATACTCTTGTCTAGTAGCCTTGTAGAAACTTTCCCCTACTATACATATACTTGCAGGAGATTACATATGTCAGTTGTCTCTTCTCAGATTTGTGTCTTTCACTTAATTTGGCAGCAAGCTTTTTAAAACCAACGATGATATCAAATCAGAGAAGCTTGCGCAAGGAATACGTGACTCCATAATGGGGATCAttaagaaaagagaagagaaggcaATGAGTGGGGAAGAAGAGAGATTTGGGAGTGATTTTCTTGGTTTACTATTGAAGGCTCATCATGATACCAATGACATTCAGAGGATTTCGGTGGATGATTTGGTTGATGAGTGCAAGTCATTTTACTTGGTTGGACAAGAGACCAGTAATACTTTGCTTTCCTGGACTGTCTTGCTTTTGGCACTCCATACTGATTGGCAAGAGAAAGCAAGAATGGAAGTCCTACAATTATTTGGGAAACAGGCTCCGAATCCTGATGGCCTTGCCAAATTGAAGACCGTAAGGAAGCTATGAACTCAATCATACACTGCTTGCTTAATTTGGGAGAAATGTTTACTTTTGAAATTTCACATTCTGACTTCCTCTGACTTGATTCATTTTCATGTATGCATGTAGATGAGTATGATCTTCAATGAGTCCCTAAGGCTATATTCTCCAGCTGTTACCGTCACAAGGAGAGTTGAAAAGGATGTTAGACTCGGAAAGCTCATTGTTCCTGCTAATTTTGAGTTGATTGTCCCATATCTGGCGCTTCACCACGAGCCTCAGTCATGGGGACAAGACGCCCAACTTTTCAAACCAGAGCGATTCTTTGAAGGAGTTGCTAAAGCTACTAACAACAACTTAACTTCATTTATGCCCTTTGGAATGGGACCTAGAATTTGTGTGGGCCTCAACTTCGCCACCGTTGAAGCCAAGATTGCTCTATCAATGATTCTACAGCGCTACTCCTTTACCCTTTCCCCAGGTTATGTTCACTCACCCTTAAGGAGTGTGACACTTCGCCCACAGCATGGGGTTCAAGTAATGCTACACTCATTGTGAACAATGAGGACTGAAGACTACGATTCCTAGTAAATCTTGGTGTATTTTATTTGCTAGCTAGCTCGTAAAGCTGTAACTGATTAAACAtttgtcaaaaataaaaataatgctTAAACATTTCAGGCGTTGACAAATTTGCCGGGGTGAAATtccatttcatttttttatgTCTACTTAGTTTACTATGTACAAGTTAGTTTAGGGATTACACTGGCAATACTGTTCTCTAATCTAACAGAAATGAGCAACTGGAAAATTATTGTGATCCATCAAGTTTATACAAATAGCTGATTCAGAAGAGGCTATACATAATCTTTACTAGTTTACAGTGCAGTAGTCAACCATGTTTTATGAAGATTGTTGATTTATCAATGCGTGATAGTCTTTAACTCTGTATGCTAATTAA
Coding sequences within:
- the LOC133712918 gene encoding cytochrome P450 CYP749A22-like: MSSLDGLVVTVSLCLCFLVALIFKIFHKIWWTPIRVQKLMASQGIRGPPYRLIDGNAKEVSNMGKEVMSRPLDLSHNIFPVVLPHIHAWTKIYGKNYLQWHGTLPQLVVTEAELCKEIFTNKDGVYLKPKFRPYAKKVFGNGLPALEGEKWAKSRRLANHAFHGESLKNMIPDMIASAETMLDRWKSHEEGKEMEVYEEFRLLTSEVISRTAFGSSYVEGKNIFDMLMKFSLLLKNDYILKFPGISKLFKTNDDIKSEKLAQGIRDSIMGIIKKREEKAMSGEEERFGSDFLGLLLKAHHDTNDIQRISVDDLVDECKSFYLVGQETSNTLLSWTVLLLALHTDWQEKARMEVLQLFGKQAPNPDGLAKLKTMSMIFNESLRLYSPAVTVTRRVEKDVRLGKLIVPANFELIVPYLALHHEPQSWGQDAQLFKPERFFEGVAKATNNNLTSFMPFGMGPRICVGLNFATVEAKIALSMILQRYSFTLSPGYVHSPLRSVTLRPQHGVQVMLHSL